A section of the Solea solea chromosome 17, fSolSol10.1, whole genome shotgun sequence genome encodes:
- the plg gene encoding plasminogen — protein sequence MDLCKAAFFLGALIYTVSCSEVSGYDKTEGAWITSLNRRQHTVNSATECADKCNAETTFMCKSFVYIEKDQECWTISDNSKTEILLRRTSAALYEKQDYLLECVKGIGTDYRGTKSKTKSGKKCQRWEAKYPHKPNFTPQSHPKADLDSNFCRNPDGDGGGPWCYTTDSSTRWEHCNVPSCADDCIHCSGENYRGKTSTTENGFTCQRWDSQTPNNHGYNPGALPEKFLEENYCRNPDGDPRPWCFTTSPSKRWDFCSIPRCTSEPPTIDPELTCASGEGSSYRGTVAVTESGKTCQSWSVQVPQKHNRSPDNYPCKGLENNYCRNPDNERKPWCYTTDPDTRWEYCTVPSCGDEARPDDPVIPPEEEDCYKDNGSSYRGITSETISGKKCQMWGLMTPHRHTKTPQNYPKGDLKRNLCRNPDDDRAPWCYTTDPSVRWEYCNLEKCSTGSSGVTPTNPSVPQGPSTVTQTPPVKDCKVGNGDTYRGPTSITISGVTCQAWSSQSPHQHNSFTPQSHPTKGLEGNSCRNPDGDVNGPWCYTTDRNKKWDYCQITDCAGLSCGMPVTKPKRCFGRIVGGCVSKPHSWPWQISLRTSAGIHFCGGTLIHPQWVLTAAHCMERSTRPSAYQILLGIHTERANERSKQERQLEKIVLGLNRADIALLKLERPALINDKVLPACLPQKNFVVPVEQSVTSLDGVKLKVHMCSCAGILVGTTLLHVNSEDLPD from the exons ATGGAcctgtgtaaagcagcttttttcCTGGGAGCCCTGATCTACACTG TGAGTTGTTCCGAGGTGAGCGGCTACGACAAAACAGAAGGGGCGTGGATCACCTCGTTGAACAGGCGACAGCACACGGTGAACAGCGCGACTGAATGCGCTGACAAATGTAACGCGGAAACAACGTTCATGTGCAA GTCTTTCGTGTATATTGAAAAGGATCAAGAATGCTGGACAATATCAGATAACTCAAAAACAGAGATCTTACTGCGGAGAACAAGTGCAGCTTTATATGAAAAACAAG ATTACCTCCTGGAGTGTGTAAAAGGAATAGGAACAGATTACAGAGGAACAAAGTCCAAAACAAAATCAGGAAAGAAATGTCAGCGATGGGAAGCAAAATATCCCCATAAGCCAAA TTTCACACCACAGTCTCATCCCAAAGCAGACCTGGACTCTAACTTCTGCAGAAACCCTGATGGTGATGGCGGCGGTCCCTGGTGTTACACCACTGATAGCAGCACCCGCTGGGAGCACTGTAACGTGCCCAGCTGTGCAG ATGATTGTATTCACTGCAGTGGTGAGAACTACAGGGGAAAAACATCAACCACTGAAAATGGCTTCACCTGCCAACGATGGGACTCACAGACACCTAACAACCATGGCTACAACCCCGGCGC TCTCCCAGAAAAGTTCCTTGAAGAGAACTACTGCAGAAACCCTGATGGAGACCCCCGACCTTGGTGCTTCACCACCAGTCCGTCCAAACGATGGGACTTCTGCTCCATTCCACGCTGCA CATCCGAGCCTCCCACCATTGATCCAGAGTTGACTTGCGCCTCAGGTGAAGGCAGCTCGTACCGAGGTACGGTTGCTGTCACAGAGTCTGGCAAAACCTGCCAGAGCTGGTCGGTTCAGGTGCCTCAGAAACACAATCGCAGCCCAGACAACTACCCCTGCAA AGGCCTGGAAAACAACTACTGTCGTAACCCAGACAACGAGAGGAAGCCCTGGTGTTACACCACTGACCCTGACACTCGCTGGGAGTACTGCACAGTGCCCAGTTGTGGGGATGAAGCCAGACCAG ATGACCCAGTGATCCCCCCAGAGGAGGAAGACTGTTACAAGGACAATGGATCAAGTTACCGTGGCATCACATCAGAGACCATCAGCGGGAAGAAATGTCAGATGTGGGGCTTAATGActcctcacagacacacaaagactcCACAGAACTACCCAAAAGG GGACCTCAAAAGGAATCTGTGCAGGAACCCCGACGATGACCGAGCTCCCTGGTGCTACACCACTGATCCCTCTGTCCGCTGGGAGTACTGCAATTTGGAGAAATGTTCCACTGGGTCTTCAGGAGTAACACCGACAAATCCTTCCGTACCCCAAGGCCCATCCACCGTCACCCAGACACCACCTGTAAAAG ACTGCAAGGTTGGCAATGGAGATACATACCGTGGCCCAACCTCCATCACCATTTCGGGTGTGACCTGCCAGGCCTGGAGTTCTCAAAGTCCTCATCAACATAACAGCTTCACCCCACAGAGCCATCCCACCAAGGGCCTGGAGGGTAAT AGCTGTAGAAACCCTGATGGCGACGTGAACGGACCTTGGTGCTACACCACTGACAGGAACAAGAAGTGGGATTACTGTCAGATCACAGACTGTG cTGGACTGAGCTGTGGGATGCCGGTGACCAAACCGAAGCGCTGTTTTGGTCGTATTGTCGGAGGCTGCGTGTCTAAACCTCACTCGTGGCCGTGGCAGATTAGCCTCCGCACCAG CGCAGGAATCCATTTCTGTGGAGGAACTCTGATCCACCCTCAGTGGGTtctcactgctgctcactgcaTGGAGAG GTCCACACGGCCTTCGGCCTACCAGATTCTCCTGGGCATTCACACAGAAAGAGCTAACGAACGGTCTAAGCAGGAGAGACAACTGGAGAAAATTGTGCTGGGACTGAACCGAGCCGACATCGCTCTGCTTAAACTGGAGCG tcctGCACTGATCAATGACAAAGTCCTGCCCGCTTGTCTGCCACAGAAGAACTTTGTTGTCCCAGTGGAACAGAGTGTTACGTCACTGGATGGGGTGAAACTGAAGGTACACATGTGTTCTTGTGCTGGTATACTTGTGGGGACCACACTTTTACATGTGAATAGTGAGGACCTTCCAGATTAG
- the LOC131444066 gene encoding solute carrier family 22 member 2-like: MVSFDDLLEEAGAFGRCQKRIFSLLCLLSLPFAGVYVGIVFQGFTPDHWCRDPELVEMRQVCGWSLEDTHRLIPLVNGSGEPEQRSSCEQYEVDWNSTTLTCDSLAQLDPSGVPVSKCKASWEYQYEGRKSFVTEFDLVCEKSWLVDMYQSMLNVGFLVGSFAFGYFADRFGRKITFLMSNILNVISGLGLALAPNYVAVLVFRAIFGFGVKGGWMTNYVLLTEIVGVKHRRTVGIIFQMFFSVGLLILPPLAYFITDWRWFQVAIAAPNVLFLAYYWFIPESPRWLLSQNNSAKAEEIVRAMAEENKKKLTSSFDNLVCDEGDSPSASLLDLVRTPKMRKHTFILMFNWFSCAVVYQGLIMRVGITGGNVYIDFLIMALVEFPAAFLILFTIERIGRRLPFATANIVGGACCLIAAFIPDSLFWFKTAVGCVGRLGMTMAFEMVVFVNTELYPTFIRNLGVSVCSTMCDIGGIISPFLLYRLSAIWLELPLIIFGVVALIAGGLVLLLPETRGVPLPDTID, encoded by the exons ATGGTCTCCTTTGATGACCTCCTGGAGGAGGCCGGGGCTTTTGGCCGCTGTCAGAAGAGAATCTTCTCCCTGCTCTGTCTGCTGTCGCTGCCTTTCGCAGGTGTGTACGTGGGCATCGTGTTCCAGGGCTTCACCCCGGATCACTGGTGCCGGGACCCGGAGTTGGTGGAGATGAGGCAGGTGTGTGGCTGGAGTCTGGAGGACACTCACAGGCTGATTCCTCTGGTGAACGGCTCTGGAGAGCCGGAGCAGCGGAGCAGCTGTGAGCAGTATGAGGTGGACTGGAACAGCACGACACTGACCTGTGACTCGCTCGCACAACTGGACCCCAGCGGAGTCCCAGTCTCCAAGTGCAAG GCCTCGTGGGAGTATCAGTATGAAGGGAGGAAGTCCTTCGTCACCGAG TTTGACCTGGTGTGTGAGAAGAGTTGGTTGGTGGACATGTACCAGTCTATGCTCAACGTGGGCTTCCTTGTTGGCAGCTTTGCCTTTGGCTACTTCgcagacag gtTTGGCAGGAAGATCACATTCCTCATGTCCAACATTCTGAACGTGATCTCGGGGCTGGGGCTCGCCTTGGCTCCAAACTACGTCGCCGTCCTGGTGTTTAGGGCCATCTTTGGTTTTGGAGTGAAAGGAGGCTGGATGACCAACTATGTGCTGT TGACGGAGATCGTGGGAGTGAAGCACAGAAGAACTGTGGGCATAATCTTCCAGATGTTCTTCAGCGTTggcctcctcatcctccctcctcTTGCCTACTTCATCACCGACTGGCGCTGGTTCCAGGTTGCCATCGCCGCTCCAAACGTCCTCTTCCTGGCCTACTACTG GTTCATCCCAGAGTCTCCACGTTGGCTCCTTTCCCAGAACAATTCCGCCAAAGCTGAGGAGATCGTCAGAGCCATGGCCGAGGAGAACAAGAAGAAACTCACCAGCAGCTTTGAC AATCTGGTGTGTGATGAAGGCGACTctccctctgcttctctgctggATCTGGTCAGGACTCCAAAGATGAGGAAGCACACTTTCATTCTCATGTTCAACTG GTTCAGCTGCGCTGTGGTTTATCAGGGCCTCATCATGCGCGTGGGCATAACGGGAGGAAACGTCTACATTGACTTCCTCATCATGGCCCTGGTGGAGTTTCCCGCCGCCTTCCTTATCCTCTTCACCATCGAGCGGATCGGCCGACGTCTTCCCTTCGCCACCGCTAACATCGTTGGCGGAGCCTGCTGCCTCATCGCCGCCTTCATCCCCGACA GTCTGTTCTGGTTTAAGACGGCAGTGGGATGTGTCGGGCGTCTGGGAATGACCATGGCCTTTGAGATGGTGGTGTTCGTCAACACCGAGCTCTACCCGACGTTTATCAG gaaccTGGGCGTGTCCGTTTGTTCCACTATGTGCGACATCGGAGGAATCATCTCTCCGTTCCTGCTCTACAGACTCTCTGCCATCTGGCTGGAGTTGCCGCTCATCATCTTTG GAGTCGTCGCGTTGATCGCTGGAGGTTTGGTTCTGCTGCTTCCTGAAACCAGAGGAGTTCCTCTTCCCGATACCATCGAC